From one Melospiza melodia melodia isolate bMelMel2 chromosome 4, bMelMel2.pri, whole genome shotgun sequence genomic stretch:
- the LOC134417229 gene encoding lactosylceramide 4-alpha-galactosyltransferase-like, with the protein MLRTSSCILKLTRVVLSHKPCALFTLIFVFVALAYHKLYWGIGEDPKSSVPTSGLSAEMSCAHYVPSALNMAGGPSPSTGNVFFVETSEQTAPSYLFSCSVESAARTHPASRVVVLMKGLAKENVRLPKHWAFSLLSCFPNVEILPLDLKELFSGTPLKRWYLWPLRQWEPHFLPNLSDACRIVLMWKFGGIYLDTDFIVLKNLQNLTNALGIQDDHELNGAFLSFEAKHKFMELCMQDFVQNYNGWVWGHQGPELLTRVFKKWCSLGTIKSMSCKGVSALAQEVVYPIPWQDWEQLFEAVSALELQKLLKNTYAVHIWNKLSHGTKLEIPSQALLAQLYSQFCPATYAKMKQDSEELSRRAV; encoded by the coding sequence ATGCTCAGGACGTCCAGCTGCATCCTAAAGCTGACCAGGGTGGTGCtgagccacaagccctgtgcccttTTTACCCTCATCTTTGTGTTTGTAGCCCTTGCCTACCACAAGCTGTACTGGGGCATTGGGGAGGACCCAAAGAGCAGCGTCCCCACCTCTGGCTTGTCTGCTGAGATGAGCTGTGCTCACTATGTGCCTTCTGCCCTCAACATGGCTGGTGGGCCCTCTCCTTCCACAGGAAATGTGTTTTTTGTGGAGACCTCGGAGCAAACTGCCCCAAGTTACCTGTTCTCGTGCTCTGTGGAGTCAGCAGCCAGGACACACCCTGCATCAAGAGTCGTGGTGCTCATGAAAGGCTTGGCCAAAGAGAATGTCCGCTTGCCCAAGCACTGGGCTTTCTCCTTGCTCAGCTGCTTCCCCAACGTGGAAATCCTGCCTCTGGACCTCAAAGAACTCTTTTCTGGAACACCTCTGAAAAGATGGTACTTATGGCCTCTACGGCAGTGGGAGCCTCATTTTCTACCCAACCTCTCTGACGCCTGCAGAATTGTCCTCATGTGGAAATTTGGTGGCATCTACCTGGATACAGACTTCATTGTGCTTAAGAACTTACAGAACCTCACCAATGCCCTTGGCATTCAGGATGACCATGAACTGAATGGAGCCTTTCTGTCCTTTGAGGCCAAGCACAAATTCATGGAGCTTTGCATGCAGGACTTTGTGCAGAATTACAATGGCTGGGTCTGGGGGCACCAAGGCCCAGAGCTCCTAACTCGTGTCTTCAAGAAGTGGTGCTCCCTCGGGACTATCAAGAGCATGAGCTGCAAAGGTGTGAGTGCTCTTGCCCAAGAAGTTGTTTATCCTATTCCCTGGCAGGACTGGGAGCAGTTGTTTGAGGCAGTCAGTGCCTTGGAGCTTCAGAAACTCCTTAAGAACACCTATGCAGTGCACATATGGAACAAACTGAGCCACGGGACCAAGTTAGAGATCCcctcccaggctctgctggctcagCTCTATTCCCAGTTCTGCCCTGCCACCTACGCAAAGATGAAGCAGGACTCTGAAGAGTTGTCAAGGCGTGCAGTGTGA